From the Leptospira sp. WS60.C2 genome, one window contains:
- a CDS encoding lipoprotein LipL45, with the protein MKASKLTIMGLAILFTGLTVCKKPEAEVTEAPKKPAELSAVVVFAVGDSKIQHADQTEEKAQLGALLKTGDNVVTGDNGKVDIQFADGSSIRISPKSAIDFAKLSQDNAGTTDTQIALVSGKVFAKVNKAKKEDNFTVVTPTAIAGVRGTSFIVETAEGKPAKVKVVEGAVAFAPRVPALEKLSEEEISKNADLKKLQESIAKAEVILEKDQASTQSAKSAELAKSAADIQSLDLSKAFKTTEKEKLVVETAKLTKNEEQEIKTIVTVDKQTAEEIVKLSESAQTEKLDELKKQEIDTKKQAIEKEVAKRQEEEKKKFEESLANQPKDFKSKKDIVNYYERIEKIVLVDGKTVIGAIINQENGQLIVHTENGVKKIDMDNVEEVIYDLQQKAKF; encoded by the coding sequence ATGAAAGCATCGAAACTAACCATCATGGGACTTGCGATACTTTTCACTGGTCTTACAGTTTGTAAGAAACCAGAAGCAGAAGTAACAGAAGCACCTAAAAAACCAGCAGAATTGTCTGCGGTAGTCGTATTTGCGGTAGGAGATTCAAAAATCCAACACGCAGACCAAACGGAAGAAAAAGCACAACTTGGTGCTCTTTTGAAAACAGGGGATAATGTAGTCACAGGCGACAATGGAAAAGTAGACATCCAATTTGCAGATGGCTCGAGCATTCGTATCTCTCCAAAGTCCGCGATTGACTTTGCAAAACTTTCACAAGACAATGCAGGAACAACAGACACTCAAATTGCTCTCGTTTCTGGAAAGGTTTTCGCGAAAGTTAACAAAGCTAAAAAAGAAGACAACTTTACTGTCGTAACACCAACTGCGATTGCGGGTGTGCGCGGAACTTCTTTCATCGTAGAAACAGCAGAAGGAAAACCTGCGAAAGTGAAAGTGGTGGAAGGTGCGGTTGCATTTGCTCCTCGTGTTCCAGCTCTTGAAAAACTTTCTGAAGAAGAAATTTCTAAAAATGCTGACCTTAAAAAACTCCAAGAGTCCATTGCAAAAGCTGAAGTGATCTTAGAAAAAGACCAAGCTTCTACTCAATCTGCAAAATCAGCAGAGCTTGCAAAATCTGCGGCTGACATTCAATCTTTGGATCTTTCAAAAGCATTCAAAACTACTGAGAAAGAAAAACTTGTGGTGGAAACTGCGAAGTTAACTAAAAACGAAGAACAAGAAATCAAAACCATCGTAACTGTTGATAAACAAACAGCAGAAGAGATCGTAAAACTAAGTGAATCAGCACAAACTGAAAAACTCGATGAATTGAAAAAACAAGAAATCGACACTAAGAAACAAGCGATCGAAAAAGAAGTTGCGAAGCGACAAGAAGAAGAGAAGAAAAAATTCGAAGAATCTTTAGCGAACCAACCAAAAGATTTTAAATCTAAAAAAGACATCGTAAACTACTACGAAAGAATCGAGAAGATCGTGTTAGTGGACGGAAAGACAGTGATTGGAGCGATCATCAACCAAGAAAATGGACAGTTGATTGTTCACACTGAAAATGGTGTTAAAAAAATTGATATGGATAATGTAGAAGAAGTCATTTACGACCTTCAACAAAAAGCCAAATTCTAA
- the lipA gene encoding lipoyl synthase, which yields MNPLKKKPRSKQINPTQPLPDWMKVRVSFPKETDALSVVREEVETKQLHTVCESASCPNLNHCWNRRTATYMLAGDICTRRCQYCDVAFGKPGALDPMEPERVARSVEALELRHVVLTAVNRDDLKDGGAKHFAETVSKIKEYRKECTIEVLIPDFKANEESLQILYSAKPNIINHNIETVERLFPTIAPQKKYQRSLEVLEHIAKHGFVTKSGLILGLGETDEDVQKCLEDLYAHGVRMLTIGQYLQPGPTHYPVQNFVPPEKFAHWKEVAYKIGFKTVASGPLVRSSYHADEYFAEDSGNLPKW from the coding sequence ATGAATCCACTAAAAAAGAAACCTCGCTCAAAACAAATCAACCCCACCCAACCCCTCCCGGATTGGATGAAGGTACGAGTGAGTTTCCCGAAAGAGACAGATGCTCTGTCTGTTGTACGAGAAGAAGTGGAAACAAAACAATTACACACCGTTTGCGAATCAGCTAGTTGCCCAAACCTCAATCACTGTTGGAACAGACGGACTGCCACCTATATGCTCGCTGGTGATATCTGTACGAGAAGATGCCAGTATTGTGATGTAGCCTTTGGAAAACCGGGAGCGCTTGACCCCATGGAACCTGAACGCGTGGCAAGATCCGTTGAAGCCCTAGAACTTCGCCACGTGGTGCTTACAGCGGTAAACCGAGACGACTTAAAAGACGGTGGAGCCAAACATTTTGCAGAAACCGTATCAAAGATCAAAGAATACAGAAAAGAGTGTACGATTGAAGTGCTCATTCCAGATTTTAAAGCCAACGAGGAATCGTTACAAATTCTTTACTCAGCAAAACCAAATATCATCAACCATAACATTGAAACTGTAGAACGTCTTTTTCCCACCATTGCTCCTCAAAAGAAATACCAACGCTCCCTAGAAGTATTGGAACACATTGCTAAACATGGATTTGTGACCAAAAGTGGCCTCATATTAGGTCTCGGTGAAACAGACGAAGACGTACAAAAGTGCCTAGAAGATTTATATGCCCACGGTGTTCGAATGTTAACCATTGGTCAGTATCTACAACCTGGTCCCACACACTATCCAGTACAAAACTTTGTTCCACCTGAGAAATTTGCTCATTGGAAGGAAGTAGCCTACAAGATTGGATTTAAAACGGTGGCATCAGGCCCACTTGTGCGTTCTTCTTATCATGCCGATGAATATTTTGCCGAGGATTCAGGAAATCTACCGAAATGGTAG